CCCGCCGCCAGGCACAACAGCCAAACAGCCGAGAGTTGCCGGACGATCGCCGATGGTCATGGGGCCGCGCCTCGACATGGCTCGGTGTAGCGTGCCGGAGGCGGATGGTTACCAGGGCGGGCGCGGCGTCCTGGCGACCAGGACCGACGCCAGGCGGCATGGCGCAACGGTGCGCGCGACGCAACGCCCGACGACGTGAAGACAATCCAGACGGCGTGCAGAGACCCCGAGCCAGTGGCGACGACCCGGACGGCGCGGCGCGACGACGCGGCGCGGGTACCTGCACGGAGCAACGGGGTGAAGCAACGCCAAGCGGCACGGACCGATGCTAAGGAGAGACACCAGTGGATACTGATGCCGCCCTGCTGGCCGAACTGCACCGGCTGCGGCGAGCGGTGCCGGACGTATCGGGCGCCCTGCTGGCCGCGGTCGACGGGCTGCTGGTCGCCAGCGACCTGCCGGGCGCCGATCCACATCACATCGCCGCGCTCTCCGCGGCGAGCGTCGGCATCGGCGACCGCTTCACCCAGTCCGTCGGACACGGCCCGTTGCGGGAGTTCGTCGTCCGGGGCGCCGAGGGCTGGGTGGTCAGCTATCCGGCCGGCGACGACGCGATCCTGACCGTGGTGGTGGCCCCGGGCACCGACCTGGACCGGCTGCACACCGAGGCCCGGCCGGTCGCCCACCGGCTCGGCGCCCTCTGGGTCGCGATCCGGCAGCCGACGGTGGCCACCGCGATTCCGCCGACCACCGATCCGGACGCGCCGCTGGCCACCCGTACGCCGATGGCCGCCCTGCCGGCCGGGTTCTGGTCGGAGTCGGGCGGATGGCGGTCCCCCGGCCGCCCGTGAGCACCGTCGACCGGACCCGGAGATGTGCCGTGCCGAGCAGCCGGCCGGGCGCCCGGAGGCGTACCGGCCGGCTGCGGCGGTGGGTCAGCGGCTGTCGGAGCCGGTCGTCTCGATAACCGCCCGGCCGGCCTCCAGCCGGGCCACCGGAACCCGGAACGGCGAGCAGGAGACGTAGTCCAACCCGACCTCGTGGAAGAAGTGCACCGAGTCGGGGTCACCGCCGTGCTCGCCGCAGACTCCGAGCTTGAGCCCGGGGCGGGCCGCCCGGCCCTCCTCGGCGGCGATCCGGACCAGCCGGCCGACCCCGTCGCGGTCGATCGACTCGAACGGCGAGATGCCGAAGATGCCCAACTCCAGGTAGCGCCAGAAGAAGGCACCCTCCACGTCGTCCCGGGAGAAGCCCCAGGCCATCTGGGTCAGGTCGTTGGTGCCGAAGGAGAAGAACTCGGCCGCCTCGGCGATCTGACCGGAGGTCAGCGCGGCCCGGGGTACCTCGATCATCGTGCCGATCAGCACCTCGACGGCCTGATCCCGGGTCACCTCGGCAATGATCTTCTCGGCTTCGGTGCGTACCGTCTCCAGTTCCTGCACCGCGCCGACCAGCGGCACCATGATCTCCGGCTGGGGATCGCCGCCGTCCCGGGCGCACTCCACCGCCGCCTCGACGATCGCCCGCACCTGCATGGCGAACAGGCCGGGGATGACCAGCCCCAGCCGGACCCCGCGCAGGCCCAGCATCGGGTTCTGCTCGTGCATCCGGCGTACCGCGTCCAGCATGGCCTCGTCCTTGGCCGCCGGCTCACCGCGCTCCTGGGCGACCGCGACGTGCACCGCCAACTCCTCGAGCGAGGGCAGGAACTCGTGCAGCGGCGGGTCGATCAGCCGTACCGTGACCGGCAGCCCGTCCATCTCCCGGAAGATCTCCACGAAGTCCGCCCGCTGCAACGGCAGCAGGTCGGCCAGCGCGGCCTTCCGTTCGTCGTCCGACCGGGCCAGGATCAGCCGCTCGACCAGCTCACGCCGGTCGCCGAGGAACATGTGCTCGGTCCGGCACAGCCCGATTCCCTCGGCACCGAACCGCCGGGCCCGCGCGGCGTCCGGACCGGTGTCGGCGTTCGTCCGGACCCGCAGCCGCCGCTGTCCGTCCGCGTGCGTCATGATCCGGTGTACGGCGGCCACCAGCGCGTCCTCCGACTCGTCCGGCCCGACGCTGCCCTCGAAGTACCGGACCACCTCGGACGGCCACACCGGCACCTCGCCGAGGTAGATCCTGCCGGTCGTGCCGTCGATCGAGACCACGTCGCCCTCGCGGATGGTCTGGCCGTGGACGGTGAACCGCCGCTCGCGGACGTCGACGTCCAGCGCGTCGGCGCCGCAGACACAGGTCTTGCCCATCCCCCGGGCCACCACCGCTGCGTGGCTGGTCTTGCCACCCCGCGAGGTGAGGATGCCCTGCGAGGCGATCATGCCGGGCAGGTCGTCCGGGTTGGTCTCCCGGCGGACCAGGATGACGTCCTCACCGGCGTCGGCCAGCTCGACCGCCCGCTTCCCCTCGAAGACCACCTTGCCGACCGCCGCACCCGGCGAGGCGCCGATGCCCTGGGCGAGCGGCGTCAGGTCGGGGCCGAGCTTGAACCGGGGGAACATCAGTTGGGCGAGCTGCGCGCCGTTCACCCGGTGCAGCGCCTCGTCCAGGTCGATCAGTCCCTCGTCGACCAGTTGGGCGGCGATCACGAACGCGGCGGCGGCGGTCCGCTTGCCGACCCGGGTCTGCAACATCCACAGTTTGCCGCGCTCGATGGTGAACTCGATGTCGCACAGGTCCCGGTAGTGCTCCTCCAGCCGGGCCATGATGGCCACCAGTTCGTCGTACGCCGGCTTGTTCAGCTCTTCGAGTTGTTGCAGCGGGACGGTGTTGCGGATCCCGGCCACCACGTCCTCGCCCTGGGCGTTGGCCAGGTAGTCGCCGTAGATGCCCTGCGCGCCGCTGGCCGGGTCGCGGGTGAAGGCGACCCCGGTACCGGAGTCCCCGCCGAGGTTGCCGAAGACCATCGCGACGACGTTGACCGCCGTGCCGAGGTCGGTCGGAATCCGTTCCTGCCGGCGGTAGAGCACGGCCCGGTCGGCGTTCCAGGACCCGAAGACCGCGTTGATGGCGAGTTCGAGCTGTTCCCGGGGCGCCTGCGGAAACTCCCGGCCGGTGTGCTTGGTGAAAATCGTCTTGTACGCGTCGACCAGCGCCCGCAGGTCGTCCGCGTCGAGGTCCAGGTCGTCGGTCGTCCCCTTGGCCTGCTTGGCGCGCTCGAGCGCGTGCTCGAACTCCTCGCCCGGTACGTCGCAGACCGTCTTGCCGAACATCTGGATCAGCCGGCGGTACGAGTCCCAGGCGAACCGGTCGTTGCCACCGGCCTGGGCGGCGAGCCCCTCGACACTCGCGTCGTTGAGCCCGACGTTCAGCACCGTCTCCATCATGCCCGGCATGGAGAACTTGGCACCGGAGCGGACCGAGACCAGCAGCGGATCGGCCGGCTCGCCGAGGCGCTTGCCCATCGCGTCCTCCAGTGCGGACAGGTGCGCGCCGATCTCCTCGGCCAGGCCGTCCGGCTGCGCCCCGGTGCTCAGGTACGCCTTGCACGCCTCGGTGCTGATGGTGAATCCGGGGGGTACGGGCAGCCCCAGGTTGGTCATCTCGGCCAGGTTCGCGCCCTTGCCGCCGAGCAGGTCCTTCAGGTCCTTGTTGCCCTCGGTGAAGTCGTAGACGTACTTGTGATCCGACGTCTGCTGCGATGCCACGGAGCCTCCCACGCGCGCCGTTCAACACTGAACGAAGGTTTAGCCGTCCTAGTACCTACCCAGGGGACGGTTTCTCGTACCAGGGAAAACCGCTGCTACTGGTGGGCGAAGGCTAAGCGACCCACGTACGCCTTGGGACCATTCGGTGACAATGTGCACAGCCGTGAACCCTGTACGTGTTCGTGAGGTTTTGTGGGAGCGATCCCACGAACATGATCAATCACCCCGCACACGCCGAGCCTGCGAATAGTGACGTTCACCACTGGCTGACCGACGACACCGGAATAACGTCGGTCCCGACCAGGGTTGACCACCCCGAGGCTCGGGATCGGTCGTACCACAGGGTGACCAACCCTTGACACCGGGCCATTTCGAACGTACGTTTCATGAAATTTGCCCGGAATCACCTGCGGCTCCCCCCGGAGAGATCTGCCGTGCGAAATGCCACGTTCCAGCCCCGGTCCGCCCGCGCCTCCACCGGCGGCGACACCCCACCCCAACTCACCGACGTGCTGCCCGCCCCGGTACGGGTCGAGCCGGCCACCGGCGTCGAGTTCATCCTGACCCCCGGCACGACGATCCGGACCACGGCCGGTCCGGCCGCCGCCGCCGTCGGCCGCTACCTGGCCGACCTGCTGCGCCGCCCCACCGGCTATCCGCTGCCGATCGTTCCTGCCGGCCCGGCCGACGCACCGGGCGGAATCTCCCTCCTGTTGACCGGGACCGACCACGGGCCGGCCGGAGAGCGGCGAGCCCGGAACGGATCGCCGGCCGAGGGCTACCGGCTGGACGTCGGCGCCACCGGCGTGGTGGTCCGGGCGCGCACCGCCGCCGGGCTCTTCTACGGCGTACAGACGCTGCGTCAGCTGCTGCCCCCGAAGATCGAGGCCGGGCGGCGCCAACCCGGACCGTGGGCGATTCCCGGCGGCGTGATCGAGGACCACCCCCGGTTCGGCTACCGGGGCGCGATGCTCGACGTGGCCCGGCACTTCTTCGCCGTACCGGACGTGCTGCGGTTCATCGACCACCTGGCCCGGTACAAGCTCAACCACCTGCACCTGCACCTCACCGACGACCAGGGCTGGCGGATCGCGGTGGACTCCTGGCCCCGGCTGACCAGCGTCGGCGGCAGCACCGAGGTGGACGGCGGTCCCGGCGGCTACTACCGCCGCGAGGAGTACGCCGAGATCGTCGCGTACGCCGCCGCCCGGCACATCACCGTCGTACCCGAGATCGACCTGCCCGGACACACCAACGCGGCACTGAACGCGTACGGCGAACTCGCCCCGGACGGCGAGGCGCCACCGGAGTACACCGGCACCGACGTGGGATTCAGCGCGGTGGACGTCGACAACGAGCGGACGTACCAGTTCGTCGACGACGTACTCGGCGAGGTGGCCGCGCTGACCCCCGGCCCGTACCTGCACGTCGGCGGGGACGAGGCGTTCACCCTGGGCTCGGCCGACTACACGCGCTTCATGGACCGGGTCCAGCGGATCGTCACCGGGCACGGCAAGCGCGTCCTGGGCTGGCACCAGCTCGCGGTGGCCGAGCACAGCCCCGGACGGGTCATCCAGTACTGGGGCACGTCGACCGAGGACCCGGTGGTCACCGCCGCCGTGCGGGGCGGCGCGAAACTCGTGCTCTCCCCTGGCAACCGGACCTACCTCGACATGAAGTACACCGACGCGACCCCGCTCGGCAAGGACTGGGCCGGACTGGTCGAGGTCCGGGCCGCGTACGACTGGGATCCCGGCAGCTATCTGACCGGGGTACCCGCCGGGGCGGTCCTGGGCGTCGAGGCGCCACTGTGGACGGAGACGATCCGGACGGTCAGCGACGTCGAGTTCATGACGTTTCCCCGGCTGCCGGCCATCGCCGAACTCGGCTGGTCACCTGCGTCGACCCACGACTGGGCGGACTTCCGGGTCAGGCTGGCCGGCCAGGGCGCCCGGTGGAGCACGGCGGGGATCACCTTCCACCGCTCGCCCGAGGTGCCGTGGGCGGGGGCGCCGGTCGTACCCGAGCCCCGGCCCGCCGTCGCGGCGACGACCGTCCCCGCTACGCCGCCGGCCGACGCACCGCCGGCCACCACACCGGACAGCCCACCCGGCGACGACCAGCCGCTCGCCATCACCTGATCAGTCGACCCTTCAGCCGATCCGACTCAGCGGCCCGGGACTCGGCCACGCCTCGGCCGCCCGGGACTCGGCCACGCGTCAGCCGCCCGGTAGTCGGCCACGCGTCAGCCGCCGGAGTCGGCCAGTTCGGCGCCGGCCGGCACCTCGTCGCTGTCCCGGTCCGCCAGCCAGCCCTCCGGCAGGTGGACCTTGCCGGGCGAGTTCGTCCGCCCCCGGGGCTGGCCGAGCGTCTCGACCGGAAACGGCTCGGCCGGATCGAGCTTGCCCAGCAGATCGTCCAGTTCGGTCAGACCGCTCACCATCGCCAGCGCCCGGCGCAGCTCACCGCCGACCGGGAAGCCCTTCAGGTACCAGGCCACGTGCTTACGGAAGTCCACACATCCGTCCCGCTCGGCGGTGTCCGGCCGGTCCCCTCCGGCGAACCATTCGACCAGCAGCTCGGCGTGCCGGCGCATCGTCACCGCGACCTCGCCGAGGGCCGGCAACTTGCGTACGTCCCGGCCGTCGAAGGCCGCCGCCAGATCCGCGAAGAGCCACGGCCGGCCCAGGCAGCCACGGCCGACGACGACGCCGTCGACCCCGGTGTGCGCCACCATCCGGAGCGCGTCGTCTGCCTCCCAGATGTCCCCGTTGCCCAGCACCGGTACGTCGAGCGCCTGCTTCAGCGTGCCGATGGCGTCCCAGTCCGCGGTGCCGGAGTACCGCTGCGCGGCCGTACGCCCGTGCAGGGCCACCACCGCCGCACCGGCGTCCTGCGCGGCGAGCCCGGCCTCGACGTACGTCAGATGGTCGTCGTCGATGCCCTTGCGCATCTTCACCGTCACCGGCACCCCGGCCGGCGCGGCCGCCTGCACCGCCGCCCGGACGAGCCGGGCGAACAGCCGGCGGCGCCACGGCAACGCCGCCCCACCGCCCTTGCGGGTGACCTTCGGCACCGGGCAGCCGAAGTTCAGGTCGATGTGATCGGCCAGGTTCTCCTCGACCACCATCCGCACCGCCGCCGCCGTCACCGCCGGATCGGTCCCGTAGAGCTGGAGGCTGCGCGGCCGCTCGTCGCCGTCGAACGCGATCATCCGCAGCGTCTTCGGATTCCGCTCCACCAGCGCCCGCGTCGTCACCATCTCGCAGACGTAGAGCCCGCCACCCTGTTCACGACAAAGACGCCGAAACGCGACATTCGTTATCCCCGCCATCGGCGCCAGCACCACCGGCGGCCACACCTCGTGCGAGCCCGCAAGGAAGGGCCCCTTCTTATCGTTTTCAGTAGAAGAAGGGCCCCTTCTTAACTGCTCACCCATAGCAGACCTTCCGCCATCCCGGTGCGTCGTGCACAGCACCCCTGGTTATCCACAGCCTTCGCAAAACGGCCCTGCCACGGTACGTGACCTCGGGCAGCCTGCACCAATGACCACAGCGAGCCAAGACCATGATCCAGAACCGGACATCGAGGAACTTGCCGCCCGTCAACAGCAGATCGTGACCCGGCGCCAGCTACACGGCGCCGGCATCGACGACATGCACATGTACCGCCAGACCCGGCGCGGTCGGTGGCAACGCGTCCTGCCGGCGACGTACGCGCTCGTGAGCGGCACGCTCACCGACGAGCAGCAACGCATCGCCGCCGCACTCTACGTGGGTCGGAGCGCGCAGATCACCGGCCTGGCGGCCCTGCACTGGTACGGATTCCGCTACTCGCCGAAGGCGGACCGGATGCGCCTGCTCGTTCCGCACACAGCGCGCCGCGCCTCGGCCGGGCATGTGGTGGTGTGCCGTGCTCTCAGCCTGGACGAGTACGCCCGCGACGGCGGTCTGTACCGGATCTGTTCACCCGCACGCGCGGTCGTCGACGCCTGCCGGGAACTGCGCGATCTCCGTACCGTGCGGTCGGTCATGGCCGAGGCGATCCAGCGCGACTTCACCGATCTACCGACCCTCGACGGGGAGGTGGTTCGCGCGGGCCGCAGCCGTACGGCGCTGGTCAGGCAGGCGTTCAGAGAGGTCCTGCACGGCGTACGGTCGTCGCCGGAGGCGGAGCTGCGGGTGTGCCTCGCCGCGAGCCGCGAGCTTCTCGAGATCGTCTGGAATCCCCGGTTGCTCGGCCCGGACGGCTCCCGCCTGCCCACCCCGGACGGCTACCTCGCGGACGCCGCGATCGCGCTCGAGGTCGACTCGCAGGAGTTCCACCTGGCCCCGGCCGACTGGCGTCGCACGATGGACCGGCACAACGAACTGAGCCGGTACGGAGTGCTGGTCCTGCACTTTCCGCCGAGTCAGATCCGGCGGGAACCGGAGCGCGTCCGTCACCTGGTGGAGGACGCGTACCGGTCCCGCCGGGGGTACGGCGCCACGTGCCAGGTGTTAGTAGGGGGCCCTTCTTCTACAGAAAACGATAAGAAGGGGCCCTTCCTTGCACCACCTCAGCAGCCGGGGAGGCGCTCGATCAGGTAGGACTCGACCTGGGAGAGGGAGACCCGCTCCTGGGCCATGGTGTCCCGGTTCCGGACCGTGACCGCGTCGTCGTCCAAGGTGTCGAAGTCGACCGTCACGCAGAACGGGGTGCCGATCTCGTCCTGGCGGCGGTAGCGGCGGCCGATCGCCTGGGAGTCGTCGAACTCGACCGCCCAGCGCTTGCGGAGGGCGGTGGACAGGTCCCTCGCCTTCGGGGAGAGGGCGGGGTTGCGGGACAGTGGGAGGACCGCCACCTTCACCGGCGCCAGGCGCGGGTCGAGGCGCAGCACGGTGCGCTTGTCCACCCCGCCCTTGGTGTTCGGCGCCTCGTCCTCGTCGTACGACTCCAGCAGGAAGGCGAGCACCGCCCGGGTCAGGCCGGCGGCCGGCTCGATGACGTACGGCACCCAGCGCTCCTGCTTCTCCTGGTCGAAGTACGACAGGTCGACGCCGGAGTGCTTGCTGTGCGTGGAGAGGTCGAAGTCGGTACGGTTCGCGATGCCCTCCAGCTCGGAGAACTCGGTGCCACCGAACCGGAAGCGGTACTCGATGTCCACGGTCCGCTTCGAGTAGTGCGAGAGCTTCTCCTTCGGGTGCTCGTAGAACCGGAGGTTCTCCTCGGACAGGCCGAGGTCGAGGTACCAGTTCCAACGCTCCCGCAGCCAGTACTCGTGCCATTCCTCGTCGCTGCCGGGCTCGACGAAGAACTCCATCTCCATCTGCTCGAACTCCCGGGTACGGAAGATGAAGTTGCCCGGGGTGATCTCGTTGCGGAACGACTTGCCGGTCTGGGCGATGCCGAACGGCGGCTTCTTCCGGGCCGAGGCGGCGACGTTGTTGTAGTTGACGAAGATGCCCTGTGCGGTCTCCGGCCGGAGGTAGTGCAGGCCCTCCTCGCTCTCCACCGGACCGAGGTAGGTCTTCATCAGGCCGTTGAACATCTTCGGCTCGGTGAAAGTGCCCTTGTTGCCGCAGTTCGGGCAGTTCAGCTCGGCCAGCGAGGCCGGCGGCTGGCCGTGCTTCTCCGCGTACGCCTCTTCGAGGTGGTCGGCCCGGAACCGCTTGTGGCAGGACTGGCACTCGGTCAGCGGGTCGACGAACGCGTCGAGGTGGCCGGAGGCGGCCCAGACGTCCCGGGAGAGGATGACCGCCGAGTCCAGGCCGACGATGTCGTCGCGCTGCTGCACCATGGTCCGCCACCACTGGCGCCGGACGTTCTCCTTCAGCTCCACGCCGAGCGGACCGTAGTCCCAGGCCGACCGGGTGCCCCCGTAGATCTCGCTGGACGGGAAGACGAAGCCTCGACGCTTCGCGAGACTGACGACGGCGTCGATACGGTCGGCTGGCATGGTTACCTCCTACACCGGCTGGCGGCCGGCGGGGACAGGGTCGAGACGGTCAACGGGGACAACGGTCGCGGGCGTTGGACACCGACGGTGTCCGGGCCCGGATCAGTCGGCGCCGTGCACAACGAACGGTACGGCCACCGAGCCCAGCAGGTTACTCCAGGGTCGGGGCCGTACCGCCAGCGCCCGGCCGCCCACCGGGCCACCGAACCGGACACCGCCGACCCACCGCGCCGGCTCGGCCGGGCCCGGCTACCCGACGTCGCAGACCTTCAGGCCGCCGGCTACCCGATGTCGCAGACCTTCAGGCCGCCGGCCGAGTCCTGGTCGAGCAGGGCCCGGAGGCTGTCCTGGCCGCCGCTGGCGTAGGTGACGTCCACCGGCACACTCAGTTCCGTCGTGAGCGACACGTCGCCGACCTGGAACGAGGCGATCTCCGGCTCGGAGCGCACCCGGCGCTGGAACTCCGCCGGCGACTCCTGCTGCTGGGTGGAGTCGCAGAGCAGCGAGTACGCCTTGCCGAACTCCTCGTCGTCGACCGCGTCGAGGTACTCGCCGACCACCGTCCGGGCCTGCTCGTTCAGCGCCTCGGAGCCGGAGACCAGCAGGCCGACCAGCGCCGCTCCGCCGCCTCCGCAGAAGAGCACCACGGCGAGGGCAGCCACCCCGATCCCGAGCCAGAGCCGTATCCCGCGCCCCTCGGAAGGGGGTGCGGCGAACGGTGGCGCGGCACCGGGGCCGGGCGGCGGGGCGGGCACGCTCGGCGGCACCGGCCCGAAGCCGTACGGCGTCGGCGGTGGCCCGTACCCGGCGGGGACGCCGTAGCCGGCACCGGGCTGCCCGTAGCCGGCCGGCGCCTGATAGCCGGCGGGCGCACCGTAGCCGGCAGGTGTCTGGTAACCGGTGGGTGTCTCGTAACCACCAGGGGGCCCGTACGCGGCAGGCGGGCCGGGGGTGCCGGGCGGGGCAGGCTCGCCGGTCTGGGCGGGTGCGTCAGCCGGGGCCGGGCCGTCGGCCATGGCGGGCCCGGGATAGGACGCCGGCCCACCGGGCGGTCCGGGAACGGTCATGGAGCAAGGGTAGTGCCCGACGCATCACCGGCCGGAGTCAGCGGCCCGGTCGCTCGGCGTGACTTCGACCCGGCCGTCCGGTTCGGCGCTGGCGAGTGCCTCGTACGCGGAGGGCTCGTCGAGCGACTCGGCGAGCAGCGGGGTGGCGTGGATCTTGACGTCGAAGGCGCCCAGAGCCCGGCGGTAGGTGCCGACCGACTCCCACTCCGTGATCAGGCACCAGTGGTTCGGGTCGTCGAGGGCCCGGAGCAGTTGACCACGACGGTAACCAGGTCGGGCGGCGAGCGCGGCGAGCGCGGCGTGGGCCCGCTCGGTAAAGGCCGGGGCGGCGTCCTCCGCGACCACGAACCGGTTCGTGACGAGCACCGGGTGCCTCCTCCAATCGTCGGTCGGCCAGCGGTTCGGGGTGTCGCGCCCGACAGCTCACCGGCCGGAGAATCGATATCTCGTAGAGTCTGTGGGATGCAGCGTACGCAGAGTGTTCTGCTGGTCCGCCTGGCCCGGGCCAATCCGACGTCGGTCTTCCTCGGCGTCCTGGTGCTGGTCCTGGTCGCCCTCTTCGCGCCGGGGATCATCGGTGGGGCACTGCTGCTGGCTCTCGCCGTCGGCCTGGCCGCCCTGCTGATGACCACCTGGCCGGTGCAGACCCCCGCCACCCGGACGATCCGACTGGTGGTCCTGGCCCTGCTGTCCATCGCCGCGCTGACCAAGATCCTCTGACCCGAAACACCGAGATCCTCTGATGGAGCCACCGAGATCCTCTGATCGAACCACCGAGATCCTCTGATCGAACCACCAAGATTCTCTGACCGAACCACCGAGCGGGAACCCGACGTGAAGCACTCTCATGCAAGCATGCGTTTTTGACAATCATTCTCATTGTCGCGGAGAGTGGATGACATGCTGATCCGCTCCGCCCTCCGTACCGTCGCCGTCGCCACCACCGGGCTGCTCGCGCTGGCCGGCGCCGCCGCCTGCGCCGCCGACGGCGCCGGCACCGATCCCGACCGGGTCGACGTCGTCACCGCGTTCTATCCCCTCCAGTTCGTCACCGAGCGGGTCGGCGGAGACGCCGTCCGGGTGACGAACCTCGCCAAGCCGGGCGCCGAGCCCCACGACCTGGAGCTCAACCCGGGCCAGGTCGGCCAGGTCAGCGACGCGGAGCTGGTGGTGTACCTCGCGGGCTTCCAGCCGAGCGTGGACGAGGCGGTCGAACAGCAGGGCGGCGACCGGGCCTTCGACGTGGCGACCGTGCAGCCGCTGCTGGACGCGGCGGCCGGCGGCCACGAGCACGAGGGCGAGGGCGCGGACCACACCGGCGAGGCGGCCGGCGCCGAGGAGGACGCGGAGGGCACCCGCGGCAAGGACCCGCATGTCTGGCTGGACCCCACCCGGCT
The nucleotide sequence above comes from Plantactinospora soyae. Encoded proteins:
- a CDS encoding glycine--tRNA ligase codes for the protein MPADRIDAVVSLAKRRGFVFPSSEIYGGTRSAWDYGPLGVELKENVRRQWWRTMVQQRDDIVGLDSAVILSRDVWAASGHLDAFVDPLTECQSCHKRFRADHLEEAYAEKHGQPPASLAELNCPNCGNKGTFTEPKMFNGLMKTYLGPVESEEGLHYLRPETAQGIFVNYNNVAASARKKPPFGIAQTGKSFRNEITPGNFIFRTREFEQMEMEFFVEPGSDEEWHEYWLRERWNWYLDLGLSEENLRFYEHPKEKLSHYSKRTVDIEYRFRFGGTEFSELEGIANRTDFDLSTHSKHSGVDLSYFDQEKQERWVPYVIEPAAGLTRAVLAFLLESYDEDEAPNTKGGVDKRTVLRLDPRLAPVKVAVLPLSRNPALSPKARDLSTALRKRWAVEFDDSQAIGRRYRRQDEIGTPFCVTVDFDTLDDDAVTVRNRDTMAQERVSLSQVESYLIERLPGC
- the ppdK gene encoding pyruvate, phosphate dikinase; translation: MASQQTSDHKYVYDFTEGNKDLKDLLGGKGANLAEMTNLGLPVPPGFTISTEACKAYLSTGAQPDGLAEEIGAHLSALEDAMGKRLGEPADPLLVSVRSGAKFSMPGMMETVLNVGLNDASVEGLAAQAGGNDRFAWDSYRRLIQMFGKTVCDVPGEEFEHALERAKQAKGTTDDLDLDADDLRALVDAYKTIFTKHTGREFPQAPREQLELAINAVFGSWNADRAVLYRRQERIPTDLGTAVNVVAMVFGNLGGDSGTGVAFTRDPASGAQGIYGDYLANAQGEDVVAGIRNTVPLQQLEELNKPAYDELVAIMARLEEHYRDLCDIEFTIERGKLWMLQTRVGKRTAAAAFVIAAQLVDEGLIDLDEALHRVNGAQLAQLMFPRFKLGPDLTPLAQGIGASPGAAVGKVVFEGKRAVELADAGEDVILVRRETNPDDLPGMIASQGILTSRGGKTSHAAVVARGMGKTCVCGADALDVDVRERRFTVHGQTIREGDVVSIDGTTGRIYLGEVPVWPSEVVRYFEGSVGPDESEDALVAAVHRIMTHADGQRRLRVRTNADTGPDAARARRFGAEGIGLCRTEHMFLGDRRELVERLILARSDDERKAALADLLPLQRADFVEIFREMDGLPVTVRLIDPPLHEFLPSLEELAVHVAVAQERGEPAAKDEAMLDAVRRMHEQNPMLGLRGVRLGLVIPGLFAMQVRAIVEAAVECARDGGDPQPEIMVPLVGAVQELETVRTEAEKIIAEVTRDQAVEVLIGTMIEVPRAALTSGQIAEAAEFFSFGTNDLTQMAWGFSRDDVEGAFFWRYLELGIFGISPFESIDRDGVGRLVRIAAEEGRAARPGLKLGVCGEHGGDPDSVHFFHEVGLDYVSCSPFRVPVARLEAGRAVIETTGSDSR
- a CDS encoding roadblock/LC7 domain-containing protein, with translation MDTDAALLAELHRLRRAVPDVSGALLAAVDGLLVASDLPGADPHHIAALSAASVGIGDRFTQSVGHGPLREFVVRGAEGWVVSYPAGDDAILTVVVAPGTDLDRLHTEARPVAHRLGALWVAIRQPTVATAIPPTTDPDAPLATRTPMAALPAGFWSESGGWRSPGRP
- the dusB gene encoding tRNA dihydrouridine synthase DusB, producing MGEQLRRGPSSTENDKKGPFLAGSHEVWPPVVLAPMAGITNVAFRRLCREQGGGLYVCEMVTTRALVERNPKTLRMIAFDGDERPRSLQLYGTDPAVTAAAVRMVVEENLADHIDLNFGCPVPKVTRKGGGAALPWRRRLFARLVRAAVQAAAPAGVPVTVKMRKGIDDDHLTYVEAGLAAQDAGAAVVALHGRTAAQRYSGTADWDAIGTLKQALDVPVLGNGDIWEADDALRMVAHTGVDGVVVGRGCLGRPWLFADLAAAFDGRDVRKLPALGEVAVTMRRHAELLVEWFAGGDRPDTAERDGCVDFRKHVAWYLKGFPVGGELRRALAMVSGLTELDDLLGKLDPAEPFPVETLGQPRGRTNSPGKVHLPEGWLADRDSDEVPAGAELADSGG
- a CDS encoding metal ABC transporter substrate-binding protein; this translates as MLIRSALRTVAVATTGLLALAGAAACAADGAGTDPDRVDVVTAFYPLQFVTERVGGDAVRVTNLAKPGAEPHDLELNPGQVGQVSDAELVVYLAGFQPSVDEAVEQQGGDRAFDVATVQPLLDAAAGGHEHEGEGADHTGEAAGAEEDAEGTRGKDPHVWLDPTRLAGIGDKLAERLGAADPDRAADYTARAKALRTDLETLDSEYAQSLRTCQRRELVTSHTAFAYLAQRYQLEQIGISGLTPEDEPAPQRLADVAAEAREHGASTIFFETLVSPKVAETIAREIGAKTAVLDPIEGLQPGSTGDYLSVMRTNLQTLKTALGCS
- a CDS encoding DUF6703 family protein yields the protein MPPPIVGRPAVRGVAPDSSPAGESISRRVCGMQRTQSVLLVRLARANPTSVFLGVLVLVLVALFAPGIIGGALLLALAVGLAALLMTTWPVQTPATRTIRLVVLALLSIAALTKIL
- a CDS encoding antibiotic biosynthesis monooxygenase family protein; translation: MLVTNRFVVAEDAAPAFTERAHAALAALAARPGYRRGQLLRALDDPNHWCLITEWESVGTYRRALGAFDVKIHATPLLAESLDEPSAYEALASAEPDGRVEVTPSDRAADSGR
- a CDS encoding beta-N-acetylhexosaminidase gives rise to the protein MRNATFQPRSARASTGGDTPPQLTDVLPAPVRVEPATGVEFILTPGTTIRTTAGPAAAAVGRYLADLLRRPTGYPLPIVPAGPADAPGGISLLLTGTDHGPAGERRARNGSPAEGYRLDVGATGVVVRARTAAGLFYGVQTLRQLLPPKIEAGRRQPGPWAIPGGVIEDHPRFGYRGAMLDVARHFFAVPDVLRFIDHLARYKLNHLHLHLTDDQGWRIAVDSWPRLTSVGGSTEVDGGPGGYYRREEYAEIVAYAAARHITVVPEIDLPGHTNAALNAYGELAPDGEAPPEYTGTDVGFSAVDVDNERTYQFVDDVLGEVAALTPGPYLHVGGDEAFTLGSADYTRFMDRVQRIVTGHGKRVLGWHQLAVAEHSPGRVIQYWGTSTEDPVVTAAVRGGAKLVLSPGNRTYLDMKYTDATPLGKDWAGLVEVRAAYDWDPGSYLTGVPAGAVLGVEAPLWTETIRTVSDVEFMTFPRLPAIAELGWSPASTHDWADFRVRLAGQGARWSTAGITFHRSPEVPWAGAPVVPEPRPAVAATTVPATPPADAPPATTPDSPPGDDQPLAIT
- a CDS encoding type IV toxin-antitoxin system AbiEi family antitoxin domain-containing protein, yielding MTTASQDHDPEPDIEELAARQQQIVTRRQLHGAGIDDMHMYRQTRRGRWQRVLPATYALVSGTLTDEQQRIAAALYVGRSAQITGLAALHWYGFRYSPKADRMRLLVPHTARRASAGHVVVCRALSLDEYARDGGLYRICSPARAVVDACRELRDLRTVRSVMAEAIQRDFTDLPTLDGEVVRAGRSRTALVRQAFREVLHGVRSSPEAELRVCLAASRELLEIVWNPRLLGPDGSRLPTPDGYLADAAIALEVDSQEFHLAPADWRRTMDRHNELSRYGVLVLHFPPSQIRREPERVRHLVEDAYRSRRGYGATCQVLVGGPSSTENDKKGPFLAPPQQPGRRSIR